TAATCGAAATTAGAATTTAAACTGAGTGGACTGACGCCAGCTCATGTAGGCCTGCTGACGGAAGTCGTCAATCAGATGATGGGTGAAGTCAAGTTCACAAGCGCTAAAGAATTTTTCCCATCCAATTCTCTCGGCCCAGTCACCCAGACGTTCGTATTTGTTGGCGCCATTTGAGTAGGCGTTAACAATCTTTTTGATGGCGTCGGTCATGGACGGCCAGCGGGGCATTTCGTTGGGCAGGAAGGCCACAACAACCTTGGAGAATTTCGGATCGGAGATACGGTTGGATACTTTACCACCGGCCATAAGAACGATACCGTCACCTTCGGCGTCTGCAAGCGGCATGGAGGGGCACATGGTGTAGCAGTTACCGCAGTACATGCAGCGTTCGTTCTTAACGTCAACTGATTTTACTTCAGTACCATCAGCCAATTTCTGCTTGGACGGTTTAATAGCTGCGGTCGGGCAGGCAGCAACGGCCAGCGGAATTTCGCAAACCTTGTCCAAGTATTCATGGTCAAGCATTGGCGGCTTTCTATGGTAACCGAGGATAGCGATATCAGAGCAATGTACGGCACCGCACATGTTCAGGCAGCAAGCCATAGAAACGCGAAGCTGAGCCGGCAGTCTCATCTGTTGGAAATCGTCAAACAGGGCATCCATGGTAACCTTTACGGTACCGGAAGCATCAGTAGCAGGGGTATGGCAGTGAATCCAGCCCTGGGTGTGAACGATGTTGGTTACGCCGGCACCAGTGCCGCCGATGGGGAACTTCTGGGAACCGGCAGGAAACTTTCTGGATGCCAGATCATTTTTCAGAGGTTCTACTTTATCTTTGGAGTCAACCATGAACTCAATGTTGTTACGGGTGGTGAAACGAACATACCCGTCGCAATGTTTGTCTGCAATTTCACAGATTTCATTGA
Above is a window of uncultured Desulfobacter sp. DNA encoding:
- the dsrB gene encoding dissimilatory-type sulfite reductase subunit beta, with protein sequence MAFISTGYNPAKPMENRITDIGPRDYNEFYPPVIAKNKGKWSHHEILEPGVLVHVGESGDEVYTVRVGGCRLMSTTHINEICEIADKHCDGYVRFTTRNNIEFMVDSKDKVEPLKNDLASRKFPAGSQKFPIGGTGAGVTNIVHTQGWIHCHTPATDASGTVKVTMDALFDDFQQMRLPAQLRVSMACCLNMCGAVHCSDIAILGYHRKPPMLDHEYLDKVCEIPLAVAACPTAAIKPSKQKLADGTEVKSVDVKNERCMYCGNCYTMCPSMPLADAEGDGIVLMAGGKVSNRISDPKFSKVVVAFLPNEMPRWPSMTDAIKKIVNAYSNGANKYERLGDWAERIGWEKFFSACELDFTHHLIDDFRQQAYMSWRQSTQFKF